The segment GTTCCAATCAATATCTTTGCAGTCTCTCCGGGTAATTGTGTGTCTGAGTCTAGAGTTATGATGTATTTTATCTTAGGAAGCTTCTCTATATCACCGCTCTTGATTGTATAGGTTGTAGTATTATCACCTCTCATCAATCGGTTGAACTCTATCAACTTGCCTCGTTTCCTCTCCCAGCCCATCCAGATATTTTCTGAATCATTCCATAGCCTTTCTCTATGGAACAAATAAAATATATCTTTATCGTCTTTAGCATATTTATCATTAAGCCTTTTTATTTGACTCATGGCCGTGTCTATTATCTTTTGATCAGCAGCCATATCTTTGCACGGAGCATCTAAATAGTCTCCCAGAATAGCAAAAAATAAATTATCCTCTCTATTTGATAAGTAATAAGTTTCCATCTGTCCCATAAGTTCTAATGTCCTATTTCTATCAGACAGCAAAGTAGGTATAACTACCATTGTAGCCAGCTCTTCGGGTATTCCATCCTTCAATTCCAACTTAGGCAAAAAACAAGGTTGACATATAGAGGTTACAAGCCAATTTATCAGTTTCACCCCAATATCACTGGCAGGTATCAAACATACTATAGCAGCAATTACAACCAATATATTATTACCTACATTATTTTTATAGGCATAGTCTGCCATAATAAAAGTTATAAAACTGGTAAGTAAAAGTATAGATAATACATATATGATGTCCATATGTTTAGAAAAACTTCTCCAAACTCTGACTGGCCATATCGGTAAATATCCGATAGCTGACTCTAGTATTTCTCTACCATCACCTATAATATAATACCCTACATGCCCTCGCCCATTTTCTATGTCTTGGTGTTCATGGGCTGATGCAGCACATTCTATAGCTTTTCTAGCCAATTGTATTTCAGAAACCCCGGCCTTCTTAGATATCTTCTCCAAATTACTCCTGTAATAATTGCGACTCTCAAAATCCATGTTGGAATAAATTCCATCAGGATCTTTACATAATATCTTTTCCACTGTACTAAACTTTTCAAAATATTTATGCCAATCTATAGAATCTAAAAATCTTAGACTGGTAATTGAATTTCCTATAGAAATCTGATCTTCTGTCTGTTTTTTGTGTTCCGACTTTATTATATATTCGGCTGATATACCCTGATCAGTCAGTTTATCATACAACCATTCTAATATCGGGGCTGCTTCCGATCCCTCATCCCTCAGATGCTGAAGCAGTCTTTCAACAAAAGCAGAATCCAGCTTTTTTATATCTCTTACATGTTGTTCAATGGAAATTTTTAATTTGTGTTCATCATCGCCTGCATTGTTGAGTATTGTATCTATCAGCTCATCTGCAATTCTTTTCTGGTCCTGCATTTTAGCTATTCTATCAGATATTACCTTTATGTTTTGCACCAAAGCTATCCTAATCATAATGGCAAAAGCCCATATTTCACTGCTTATAAGCACATTTTCCTGTTGATAAGAATTTATAAAACAGGATAGGATGTCATCATCTATATGTCCATCAGTATGAGAGACAATTTCAGTAGCTATAGCATATACCCTAGGATATCCTCTGAAAGGACCAGATACTAATTTGGGCAGTTCTTTGTAATAATGTTGCGACAGACTCTGCTCTATATGGTTTACCTGTTCTTCAATGACATAGAAATTATCTAAAAACCATTCTGCTGCAGGAACTATATATTTCTCATTTTTAACATCTTTATTGATATGCCTGTATGTATTTATAAGGACCTTCTTCAGGCTGGATATCTTCTTTAAAAGATTAACCTTAGTCCTTATATTTTTAGATACTTTGTGCTTTTGACCCAATTGCCTTGCATGAACCTGTAGCTCATCCAGGTTTAGCTGTATATCTTTAATAGATTGCTCTATACTATTTTCATATATTATATTCTTTCTAGTGTTTATATAATTAAATATAAATAGGAACATCGCAAAAACTGCTAATAAAACAACAAGAATTATGTATAACATAATCCATCTCCATTTCTGCATTTTTGTAGTAGTCAAGCTCTAATATAATTATTTGCTTAACATTAACTCATAATGCATCCAAATAGTGGAAACAACACTAACTGATTAAATTTGTAATCAAGCATAAAAAAAGCGAACTTTAAAAAATAAAGTTCGCTTTTTTATTTAATGTAGCTATTCCCCTATAATTTTTACAAGGACCCTCTTCCTCCTCTTTCCATCAAACTCTCCATAAAAGATCTGTTCCCAGGGCCCAAAATCCAACTTACCTTCTGTTACAGCAACCACCACTTCTCTGCCCATTATTGTCCTTTTTAGATGGGCATCCGCATTATCCTCAAACCCATTGTGATCATATTGATCATATGGTTTTTCCGGTGCCAATTTTTCCAGAAAACGTTCAAAGTCTCTATGTAGCCCTGATTCGTCATCATTGATAAATACACTTGCAGTTATATGCATGGCATTGCACAATAACAACCCTTCCTTTATGCCGCTCTCTTGGAGGCAATTTTCAATTTCAGGAGTTATATTTATAAACTCCCTCCTCTTGCTAGTGCTAAACCATAGTTCTTTTCTATAACTTTTCATTCAAAGCACCTCCATATATTTATTTTATATACATTTAATCCTTTCATTAGGTACCAACATCTGAAAAACATATTTTAATTATATTATATGAAAACTAGATCAAAAATCAAATTGACTATGCTTTAACTTTAATATTATGGTAAATAAGATAATATCAAATACCATATCCTTTTGAGCTGTATTAACTTCTAAATTCTGGTTAATAATAAATAAAGCTGTTACCCTAAATTCTATTTTCTGATATAATGTAAACAGCCTATTTGATAATTAGGAGGAAACAATTCGATGGCAAAAAAATCATTCTTAAAAGGAGCTTTTATATTAGCTGCAGCAGGAATAATATCAAAAATCATAGGGGTTGCGTTTAGGATACCTCTAGCCAATATACTGGGTGGGGAAGGTATAGGCCTTTATCAGATGGCATATCCCTTTTATGTTGCCCTATTGATGCTCAATATTTCCGGGTTGCCCACAGCTATAGCAAAACTAGTATCAGAAAATATCGCTTTAAATAAAAATAGAGAAGCACACAGAGTTTTTAAGGTATCATTTAAACTTCTGACATTGTTAGGATTAATTGGGTCAGTGCTGTTAATCGGTATTATCGCCCCATTATATTGTATTTATATAGGAAGTTGGAAACCCCTTTATCCGATAATGGGTATGGGGCCTGCTTTATTCTTTGTTTCCACAATGTCTGCATATAGGGGATATTTTCAGGGAATGCAAATAATGACTCCCACCGCTATTTCACAAATAACCGAACAGATTGGAAAAGTTATATTTGGTCTGCTTTTAGCATATATTATGCTGCCAAAAGGTCCAGAATTTGGTGCTACAGGAGCTGTAATAGGTATAATAATAAGTGAGTTTCTCGCACTGGTAGTATTGATTATAATATACAACAAAAAAAGAAATGAAATATATAAAAACATAAATAAAAATGACAGAACTTCCTATCGTGAAGAGACAAAAACAATTATATATAACCTTTTAAAAATTGCTATACCGATTACTTTAGGGGGAGCGATCATGCCATTGGTAAACATCATCGATCTGATGGTAATCCCAAAAAGGCTGCTTTCAATAGGATATAGTCAGAAAACAGCAACTACATTATATGGATTTTTAACCGGATATGCAAACACTTTGATAAACTTTCCTCCGGTATTTACCATCGCTTTAGGCGTCAGCCTGGTACCTGCTATATCTGAGGCAAATGTACTCAAAGATTATGATAGCCTTCAGGACAGAACAGAGAAAGGTACAAGAATAGCAGTATTATTTGCCATACCTGCAGCTTTAGGGCTTTTTGTATTGGCTGAACCAATACTGACTCTGCTTTACAGCAGGGCATTTGAGATTGAAAAAGCGGTAGAGAATCCTCTTTTAATAAACACCAAACTGCTAAAATACCTCTCTTTAGGAGTGATATTCTTATGCATAGCGCAAACTCTTACAGCCATCCTTCAGGGAGTGGGAAAAGTTTTAAATCCCGTGAAAAATCTAGCTGTCGGCGGAGCTGCAAAAATAATCATAAATTACATACTGGTAGGCATCCCTTCACTTAATATAAACGGGGCTGCAATTGGTACTGTAGTGTGTTATTTCGTTTACGCCCTATTGAATTTTATAGATGTAGCAAAAAGCATAAATATCAAATTTAATTTGGTGAATTTGATA is part of the Clostridia bacterium genome and harbors:
- a CDS encoding secondary thiamine-phosphate synthase enzyme YjbQ, whose translation is MKSYRKELWFSTSKRREFINITPEIENCLQESGIKEGLLLCNAMHITASVFINDDESGLHRDFERFLEKLAPEKPYDQYDHNGFEDNADAHLKRTIMGREVVVAVTEGKLDFGPWEQIFYGEFDGKRRKRVLVKIIGE
- a CDS encoding polysaccharide biosynthesis protein, which codes for MAKKSFLKGAFILAAAGIISKIIGVAFRIPLANILGGEGIGLYQMAYPFYVALLMLNISGLPTAIAKLVSENIALNKNREAHRVFKVSFKLLTLLGLIGSVLLIGIIAPLYCIYIGSWKPLYPIMGMGPALFFVSTMSAYRGYFQGMQIMTPTAISQITEQIGKVIFGLLLAYIMLPKGPEFGATGAVIGIIISEFLALVVLIIIYNKKRNEIYKNINKNDRTSYREETKTIIYNLLKIAIPITLGGAIMPLVNIIDLMVIPKRLLSIGYSQKTATTLYGFLTGYANTLINFPPVFTIALGVSLVPAISEANVLKDYDSLQDRTEKGTRIAVLFAIPAALGLFVLAEPILTLLYSRAFEIEKAVENPLLINTKLLKYLSLGVIFLCIAQTLTAILQGVGKVLNPVKNLAVGGAAKIIINYILVGIPSLNINGAAIGTVVCYFVYALLNFIDVAKSINIKFNLVNLIIKPLISAFIMTLGVIYSYKLFFNTLNSNTMATILSIVIGIIIYILLLPIIGAITREDFEFMPQGDKLLKLFNSIGLLKK